From the Penicillium oxalicum strain HP7-1 chromosome V, whole genome shotgun sequence genome, one window contains:
- a CDS encoding Acyl-CoA desaturase produces the protein MDNPHRAWWKRVHLRYTAANIGLPLFVLYFCSTVPCLWRTGSWTVAYSLATGLSITAGYHRLWGHQSYKACLPLRILLAAVGAGALQLPIRMWVADHRAHHRFTDSDRDPYNSRRGLFYSHIGWILTYDSTRFGHGGDGVDLGDLDSDPVVVWQRRLYYPLAGLMAFIFPACVAGLLWGDWMGGFLYAGCLRVVLVWHASYCINSLAHWVGDQPYSASNTSRNHIALAFLTLGEGYHNYHHAYPWDYRNGPRKCDFDPTKWWICTWEMVGLVWDVKRFRKVRNQVRPIAVHAKDT, from the exons ATGGACAACCCTCACCGTGCCTGGTGGAAACGTGTCCATCTCCGCTACACAGCGGCTAACATTGGTCTCCCCCTTTTTGTGTTGTATTTTTGTTCTACAGTTCCTTGTTTGTGGAGGACTGGCTCTTGGACGGTGGCTTACAGCCTTGCGACAGGCCTCAGCATCACTGCAG GCTATCATCGTCTTTGGGGTCATCAATCGTATAAGGCATGTCTACCGCTTCGCATCCTTCTGGCCGCCGTTGGAGCCGGAGCTTTACAACTGCCCATCCGTATGTGGGTGGCTGACCACCGTGCACACCATCGATTCACTGATAGTGATCGTGATCCGTACAATAGCCGACGCGGTCTTTTTTACTCTCACATTGGCTGGATTTTGACCTATGATTCAACCCGTTTCGGTCACGGCGGCGATGGGGTTGATCTAGGAGATCTAGATTCTGACCCTGTCGTTGTTTGGCAGCGTCGTCTATATTACCCCTTGGCTGGGCTCATGGCTTTCATCTTCCCAGCATGTGTTGCGGGACTTCTATGGGGTGATTGGATGGGCGGCTTCCTGTATGCGGGGTGTTTAAGAGTGGTTCTTGTGTGGCATGCATCCTATTGCATCAATTCGCTGGCGCACTGGGTGGGAGATCAACCGTACTCGGCGAGCAATACGTCACGAAATCACATTGCCTTGGCGTTCTTGACTTTGGGTGAGGGTTATCACAACTACCATCATGCTTATCCGTGGGATTATCGAAATGGGCCTCGCAAATGTGATTTTGACCCGACCAAGTGGTGGATATGCACATGGGAAATGGTCGGATTAGTTTGGGATGTGAAGCGATTTCGGAAAGTTCGAAACCAGGTACGGCCAATAGCTGTTCATGCCAAGGATACGTAG
- a CDS encoding Fatty acid synthase subunit alpha — protein sequence MHPDIERELTYLLLIELLAYQFASPVKWIQTQDVLLKDLKIQNLLEVGPVSTLINMLRRTLKNEDYVIHDSALGVRRKLLSYRDHAADIHRGLTLTTDLKIETVEAPQSLSPRVAPLLPSSPPATDAEAPILASIPDASTSAQEIVLAIISHKLDRMLVPDDLCKSVKQLCGGRSTMQNEIIGDLEREFGSLPEDSEGIQVQTLCDRLQVSPVFSGQLRRTSAAMVSKMVSLKMPSSFRTAQIRAYLERRWGLGPGRQDAILLLASSKLPAQRLTTPGEAQSLLDGIVQPYLDKKGLTASTRAIDPPPAVAASPGTQALQQQEPEPQHLSAIELFSNTDADLERDKRIATLQGEIDSIVAELGDELIAGVQPQWSASHVRHYDSYWNWSIQDLHDTLGKIFQGRAGIDDPWTCYQARLIVNRACPRLFSVVEYLHRQVLDGVFEGNVDAAAAFLKALMTSSSDLECPPTIQPFALHVCERLTAPRTIVKLNGDIEYREVLRTANSGDHRITLSVKHGQGWVVDEHLTANFAQNLEDASNSTAETPSFASKVVLLIGASRGSIGSEILPGLLVGGAHVIVTTNRFIPETISFFRDLYVSHGARGAQLHVVSFNQASQQDVHALVDWVYDTLGLDLDHIIPFAAMSVAGREVDGIDARAELAHRMMLVNVLRLLGQVAQQKRKRGFSANITQVLLPLSPNHGVFGGDGLYAESKIGLEPLFTKWSSESWGAYLSICGASIGWTRGTGLMKVNDLVAEGIEKMGIRTFGVKEMALRLLLLMAAPVAERCETAVVYADLTGGLDQQPSLQDKLVALREEMQQASAARKAVLEDQRLDDGVNTAVDNDRGPVPPPLANLQLQFPELPDYETEIRPLAANLRGMVDLDRIVVVTGIAELGPYGSARTRWEMEAEGRFSLEGCIEMAWLMGMIRHTAGDVDGKYYNGWTDAITGEPVADIEVKSRYEQRILAHTGIRLVEPELDIGWGSDPTRRRLLQEVILTEDMPLITMSKELAQHFQAEHGDHADIFYPANTKNRGDEEEDVRIRLKKGATILIPKGLPAAHAVAGQIPTGWNPKTYGLSDEIISLVDRVTLFTLVCVAEALFSSGLTDAYELYRYIHVSELGNCIGSGEGPLNAIKRVFRTRHHDLPVASDVLQETFLNTAPAWVNMLLMSSSGPLRTPVGACATSLESLESGYELISTGKAKVCLVGGVDDLEHDIAVEFANMGATSNPAKEQAQARTPAEASRPTSSTRDGFVEAHGAGVQILTTARLALDMGLPVHGVIAWASTASDKAGRSIPAPGQGLLTQARETSHGAVQTPLLNISYRRRRLEQRLRQIRDWEDSENDACQQDEATGDNVERKLLADERRHWIASEATRQHKEALATFGHQFWHGESSISPIRGSLAVWGLTINDLDFASFHGTSTVRNDLNETDVIQKQLAHLGREEGHLLYCIFQKYLTGHSKGAAAAWMLNGCLQTLNSGLIPGQRNADNIDERLRNRKSLFYPSRTLYKRGLKAFSVTAFGFGQKGAQALGVHPRYMFAAATEEEYQNYCIRVRERQKRASQAWAKAVAMQTICDVKDLPPWGERNESAIMLDPLARL from the exons ATGCACCCCGACATTGAACGAGAACTCACCTATTTGCTGCTCATCGAGCTACTGGC ATACCAGTTCGCGTCGCCGGTGAAATGGATCCAGACGCAGGATGTTTTGCTCAAGGACCTCAAAATCCAGAACCTGCTCGAGGTGGGCCCGGTTAGCACACTGATCAACATGCTGAGGCGCACTCTGAAGAATGAGGACTACGTGATCCACGACAGTGCGTTGGGTGTACGGAGAAAGCTGCTCAGCTACCGCGATCATGCAGCCGACATACATCGCGGACTCACTCTCACAACAGATCTCAAGATAGAGACCGTTGAGGCGCCACAGTCTCTCTCACCTCGAGTGGCGCCTCTGCtgccttcttcccctcctgCGACAGATGCGGAGGCTCCCATTCTAGCGAGCATCCCAGATGCTTCCACTTCTGCCCAAGAAATTGTCCTCGCAATTATCTCACACAAGCTTGACCGTATGCTCGTGCCCGACGACCTGTGCAAATCTGTCAAGCAGCTCTGCGGCGGCCGGTCGACCATGCAGAACGAAATCATTGGCGACTTGGAGCGTGAGTTTGGAAGTCTGCCTGAGGACTCGGAAGGAATTCAGGTTCAAACCCTCTGCGACAGGCTGCAGGTTTCGCCGGTATTTTCGGGACAGCTGCGCCGTACATCGGCGGCCATGGTCTCCAAGATGGTTTCGCTGAAAATGCCTTCAAGCTTCCGCACGGCCCAGATTCGCGCATACCTGGAGCGCCGCTGGGGGCTTGGCCCTGGGCGCCAGGACGCGATCCTCCTTTTAGCAAGCAGCAAGCTACCAGCGCAACGATTGACCACGCCGGGTGAGGCCCAGTCACTTTTGGATGGAATTGTGCAGCCATATCTTGATAAAAAGGGGCTGACTGCCTCCACTCGGGCCATTGATCCACCTCCTGCGGTTGCTGCATCCCCAGGTACCCAGGCGCTCCAGCAGCAGGAGCCAGAGCCTCAACACTTGTCGGCGATTGAGCTCTTTTCAAACACTGATGCCGACCTCGAACGTGATAAGCGCATCGCCACCCTACAGGGAGAaatcgattcgatcgtgGCCGAGTTGGGCGACGAGCTGATCGCAGGCGTGCAGCCACAGTGGTCGGCATCCCACGTCCGCCACTACGACTCGTACTGGAATTGGAGTATCCAGGATCTCCATGACACTTTGGGTAAAATCTTCCAGGGCAGAGCTGGGATCGACGATCCATGGACATGCTATCAGGCGCGGCTCATCGTCAATCGTGCCTGCCCCCGGCTATTCAGTGTCGTAGAGTACCTGCATCGCCAGGTTCTCGACGGAGTATTTGAGGGAAACGTCGATGCCGCAGCGGCGTTTCTGAAAGCGTTGATGACCTCCAGCTCTGACTTGGAATGTCCTCCAACAATTCAGCCCTTTGCGCTCCATGTGTGTGAGCGGTTAACAGCGCCTCGCACCATCGTCAAACTTAACGGGGATATTGAATACCGCGAGGTCCTTCGCACGGCGAACAGCGGAGATCACCGCATCACGCTCAGCGTGAAACACGGCCAGGGCTGGGTTGTTGACGAGCATCTCACTGCCAATTTTGCACAGAATCTCGAGGATGCAAGCAATAGCACTGCTGAAACTCCTTCATTTGCCTCCAAGGTCGTCCTCCTAATTGGGGCCAGCCGCGGCTCAATTGGGTCCGAGATCCTGCCCGGCCTTCTGGTCGGTGGCGCCCACGTTATCGTCACGACTAACCGCTTCATCCCGGAGacgatttcctttttccgtGACTTGTATGTTTCACACGGCGCGCGCGGGGCTCAGCTGCATGTCGTCTCATTTAATCAGGCTAGCCAGCAGGATGTGCATGCTCTTGTGGACTGGGTCTATGACACGCTCGGGCTGGATCTCGATCACATCATCCCATTTGCCGCCATGTCTGTAGCGGGCCGTGAGGTCGATGGTATTGACGCTCGTGCTGAACTAGCGCATCGCATGATGCTGGTCAACGTGCTTCGGCTGCTTGGCCAGGTCGCGCAGCAGAAGCGGAAGCGCGGATTCAGCGCGAACATCACTCAGGTTCTCCTGCCTTTGTCACCGAACCACGGCGtctttggtggtgatggtctaTACGCAGAGTCAAAGATTGGATTGGAGCCCCTATTCACAAAATGGTCGTCTGAAAGCTGGGGGGCGTATCTCTCTATTTGTGGGGCGTCGATCGGATGGACACGGGGCACAGGCTTAATGAAGGTCAACGATCTCGTCGCTGAGGGGATAGAGAAGATGGGGATTCGCACATTCGGAGTCAAGGAGATGGCACTACGCCTGCTGTTGCTCATGGCCGCACCGGTTGCAGAGCGATGTGAGACTGCTGTGGTGTACGCAGATTTAACTGGGGGGCTGGATCAGCAACCCAGTCTCCAGGATAAACTGGTGGCGCTAAGAGAGGAAATGCAGCAGGCGAGTGCCGCTCGGAAGGCTGTTCTGGAGGATCAAAGGCTGGATGATGGTGTGAATACCGCAGTTGATAACGACCGAGGTCCTGTGCCGCCACCTCTAGCCAACCTGCAGCTGCAGTTCCCCGAACTCCCAGACTATGAGACGGAGATTCGTCCACTTGCGGCCAATCTGCGTGGGATGGTTGATCTCGACCGCATCGTGGTGGTTACTGGTATTGCAGAACTGGGACCATATGGCAGTGCGCGGACACGATGGGAGATGGAGGCAGAAGGGCGGTTCAGTCTGGAAGGCTGCATCGAAATGGCGTGGCTAATGGGGATGATCCGGCACACTGCAGGCGATGTGGACGGGAAATACTACAATGGATGGACAGACGCAATCACGGGCGAACCTGTGGCTGACATTGAGGTCAAAAGTCGCTACGAGCAGCGCATCCTGGCGCATACGGGAATTCGTCTTGTGGAGCCGGAGCTGGACATTGGCTGGGGATCTGACCCCACGCGCCGCCGGCTGCTACAGGAGGTGATCTTGACAGAGGATATGCCTCTCATTACGATGTCAAAAGAGCTTGCGCAGCATTTCCAGGCCGAGCATGGTGATCACGCTGACATCTTCTACCCTGCCAACACCAAGAATCgtggagacgaggaggaggatgtgCGTATCCGTCTCAAGAAAGGGGCCACCATCCTGATTCCCAAGGGTTTACCAGCTGCCCACGCCGTCGCCGGGCAGATCCCAACAGGCTGGAATCCAAAGACGTACGGTTTATCAGATGAGATCATCTCGCTGGTCGATCGAGTCACACTGTTCACGCTTGTCTGTGTCGcggaagccctattttccagCGGCCTGACTGACGCATACGAGCTCTACCGCTACATCCATGTTTCGGAGCTAGGTAACTGCATCGGGTCCGGCGAGGGACCTCTGAACGCCATTAAACGGGTCTTCCGCACGCGTCACCATGACCTTCCCGTTGCCTCGGACGTACTCCAGGAGACCTTCCTGAACACGGCTCCCGCCTGGGTCAATATGCTGCTGATGTCGAGTTCGGGACCTCTGCGTACCCCTGTCGGTGCCTGTGCCACATCCCTGGAGTCACTTGAATCCGGTTATGAGCTGATCTCCACGGGTAAAGCCAAGGTATGTCTGGTTGGAGGCGTTGACGACCTGGAACACGATATTGCTGTCGAGTTTGCCAACATGGGCGCGACCTCGAATCCGGCCAAGGAACAGGCACAGGCCCGCACACCTGCAGAAGCATCACGCCCCACTAGCTCAACTCGTGATGGTTTTGTCGAAGCACATGGTGCCGGTGTCCAGATCCTCACCACTGCCCGGCTTGCCCTTGATATGGGCCTGCCGGTACACGGCGTCATTGCATGGGCAAGTACAGCCAGCGACAAGGCGGGCCGTTCCATTCCTGCACCAGGGCAAGGTCTCCTGACCCAAGCGCGTGAGACCAGTCATGGTGCGGTGCAAACGCCACTGCTAAACATTTCATACCGACGGCGCCGGCTTGAGCAGCGGCTGCGGCAGATCCGCGACTGGGAAGACTCCGAAAACGATGCCTGCCAGCAAGACGAAGCCACAGGAGACAACGTCGAACGAAAACTTCTGGCCGATGAACGGCGACACTGGATCGCTAGCGAGGCCACACGGCAGCACAAAGAGGCTCTTGCCACCTTCGGCCACCAGTTCTGGCACGGCGAGTCGAGCATTTCTCCCATCCGGGGATCACTCGCTGTGTGGGGACTGACAATCAACGACCTAGACTTTGCTTCCTTCCATGGCACATCGACTGTGCGCAACGACTTGAATGAGACGGACGTGATTCAGAAACAGCTGGCCCATCTGGGTCGCGAGGAAGGACACTTGCTCTACTGTATCTTCCAAAAATACCTCACCGGGCATTCCAAGGGAGCGGCAGCCGCCTGGATGCTCAATGGCTGTCTGCAGACCCTCAACTCGGGTCTGATTCCAGGCCAGCGCAACGCGGATAACATTGACGAGCGACTGCGGAACCGAAAATCGTTGTTTTATCCCAGCCGGACTCTATACAAGCGCGGACTGAAGGCATTCTCAGTTACCGCGTTTGGGTTTGGGCAGAAGGGAGCCCAGGCTTTGGGGGTGCATCCGCGATATATGTTTGCGGCGGCGACTGAAGAGGAATACCAGAATTATTGTATCCGGGTtagagagagacaaaagagAGCCTCGCAAGCATGGGCAAAGGCTGTGGCAATGCAGACAATCTGCGATGTCAAGGATTTGCCGCCATGGGGAGAAAGGAATGAATCGGCAATTATGTTAGATCCCCTCGCGAGGTTATGA